Sequence from the Gemmatimonadaceae bacterium genome:
GAGCCACGCGACCCGCGTCCGGATCCCGCTCGAGCGCGACGGCGACGTCGGCATCGCCCGCGTCGAGCGCCGGGTAGAGGTCGATCGACACGGAGTCGCCGAGGGCGATGTACCGCGCGAGCTCGATCACCTGAGGAGTCAGACCGAGACGTGGAGTCCGCGCGTGGCCAGGATACGCGCGACGACGTCGCCGATTTTATTGTTCGGGGTGCTGGCTCCTGCGGTAATTCCGACTCGCACCGGGCCTTCGGGAAGCCAGTCCCGTGCGTCGGCCTCGGCGTGCTTCACCTGCGCGACGCGATAGTGGATCGTCCGCGCGCCCGGGTCGATGCCCGCCGACGATTCGATGTGATACGACGGAACGCGCTCGGCGCAAAGCGCGGCGAGCGAGATCGTGTTGCTCGAGTTGAAGCCGCCGATCACGACCATCGCGTCGACGCCGGCGTCGAGCAGCTCGCGCACGGCGTCCTGCCGCTCCTGCGTGGCGCTGCAAATCGTGTCGAAGCTGCGGAAGTCGCTCGAGCGCGCGTCTTCGCCGCGAGCGCGCGCGATCGCGTCGCCGACCTCGGCGGCGATCGCCAGCGACTCGCGCGCGAGCATCGTCGTCTGGTTGGCGACGCCGATACGGCGCAGGTGGGGCGCGGGATCGAACCCCGGCGACACGGCGCGCGCGAACGTCTCCATGAGCGAGTCGGCGGACACCCGGCCCTCGATGTAGCCGCAGACGATCTGCGCTTCGTCCATGTTGCGCACGATCAGGTAGTGGCCGTCGGGGTACTTCCGCACCTGCGACGCCGTCGCGCGGGTCTCTTCGTGATAGTACTTGCCGTGGATGAGCGCGGTGAAGCCGTCCTTCGCGTAGCTCTCCACGCGTTTCCAGACGTTGAGCACCGAGCCGCAGG
This genomic interval carries:
- a CDS encoding 4-hydroxy-3-methylbut-2-enyl diphosphate reductase; translation: MSPSPDPSTYYRRGFGLAAEVRDDLSADYDGRVVDLLKSNDYTLVVGDVTIRLAREFGFCYGVERAVEYAYQTRRKFPDRRIVLVGEIIHNPHVNDRLREMGIEILLPGTTGFDFSSIKPEDVVILPAFGVTIDDFAALRDAGCILVDTTCGSVLNVWKRVESYAKDGFTALIHGKYYHEETRATASQVRKYPDGHYLIVRNMDEAQIVCGYIEGRVSADSLMETFARAVSPGFDPAPHLRRIGVANQTTMLARESLAIAAEVGDAIARARGEDARSSDFRSFDTICSATQERQDAVRELLDAGVDAMVVIGGFNSSNTISLAALCAERVPSYHIESSAGIDPGARTIHYRVAQVKHAEADARDWLPEGPVRVGITAGASTPNNKIGDVVARILATRGLHVSV